The genomic interval AACGTGTCGTGCAATAGATCCGATTTGGTTTCTCCGTTTCTAATGAATGTCCTCAAGGTGAACTTTGCTCATATCAACAATGTATCTCCACTTCTTGTATTTAGAAATACGCCTGTATTTTGACGTTTTTTGTACAGATTATACAATTTGTTGCCAGAAGAAATACTATTGACTGAGATTTGGAACAGGTTAAAAGTTGATTCATCTTAACTATGGAAAGAGGAATGGTATCTGCATCTCTGTTTTGATTCCTTGTTTGGTGACTGTAATTCTGATAGTATGCTCCAGTATGTGTATCCCAATATCATCCTACAACCATGATTCAGGAGTGAAGCAATAGCATGAGACTCAGACTGCCTTTCAAAGTTTCAGACCAATCTAGTCTTTTTGGATATTATGGAATCCAACAAAATGATTCTTATTAAGTCCAATGGTCAGGAACACCAGATCTCTCTTGTCTTATTTCCACTACTCTTTTGGTTTTGTTCCAAAATGGCACCATAGAATCCTAATCATATAATTCCATCCAAGAAGTTCCAGTCATCTAAATTCCGAGGGGAGTTGGACCATAGTACCATACACCTTGATGGCTTGCCGATGCACTAATCATGTAAATATTCAGAATCTATAATCAAATTAATGAGTGTTTCTTTTTTCCGGGGAAAATTAATGAGTGTTAACTTAAATGAATCGAGATTGATGCTCTGTTTTAATCATGTGAAATCCTGCAGTATTATTTTCTGTGCTCATCATACATGTTTGTATTGAATTCTTCCCTGTCTTTTTTAACTGTAATCAAATTAGGTTGCCTCCAAAACTTTCTGTATCCAGCGCTTGCAATACAGGACTTCCAAATGCCCCCAAAGCTGTGTTTCTTTGTCCAGTTCTTGCATTACAGGATTGAGCTGTGAGGTATTTCCGTAATACTAGGATAATGAAAAGGCACAACACACAACATTTACACACAAATAGCATAGGCAATGTCATGGGTGACCTCGGGTCATGACAGGCAAGAAGATACATCATTTCtttgtgttaatttttttttatttagccACTAAGAATATTCATCTTTTATTTGCCACTAATACAAAAATCCCACTTTTGGCACTCATTTGTGCTAGCCGCCAGTGGCAAAGCAAAATACGCATGACAAGAGATTTCATCACTCCTTAAGTGGCAGAGACAAATTTAGCCCTTTCTTTAAAACTGCGGAGTGCTGACACAGTGACATATAACTATATAATGAATATGCAAAACTGTAAAAGTGTTCCATACACATTTTTTGCTAACCCCCCTGGCGTTGATTTATCACATGCTATACTTTATtacaaataattttataatgaTCACTTTCAAATAGCATAAACCACATTTCAGTTAAGTGCTAATCTATGAGGCACAAAAGCAATGTACTTGTGTTAACAATGCGACGATGGAATTATTCGTGATATACTTCTGTGCACCACGATGGCGAAgcattattttaaaacaaaggtTTTTCGACACTTGGTAGTTACAAGCTTGCAAACATGTTCGGTTGAGAGTTACATATGATAGTGGCTCTGATAACATGTAAGCAAACACGGAGTGTCTGGCCCTGTCGCAGTCATGGCCATGCTGTTTAGTTGGATTGTGGATGCATTGTAGATTATATTTCTATTTGTGGCAAAATTATGTATTCCTTTGCATGCCATCTGAACTACAGTTCTGCATCAGCGTGAAtttgtattatttatttattttacattGCTAATTTGGATCCACGCCCAAATGTATAAAAGAATATATTATGCAGCTTATGTGTTTTGTTGGGCCAATTCCTTTGACCCTACACCTCTCTACCTCCATCTGCCATTGCTTGATCTAACactcttctttttgtttgtgAGCTTATCAGCTATTACTCATACCGTgacaataaatttattttatattgtgTGTCATCAACAAAATTGTCCATGTGTGGATCTTATGTTTGTGTGAAAACTTTGTGGCCTTGGATTCTAAAGTATGCTAACTCATactttctatttttaaaaatgcCTATCTAACTTTGGTGGTGACTATTTGCTGAAATTTCACCTCTTTCTTATTGTTAGGACCAGAATTTGTCTTCAGCTGCTAAAGGAGGGCCTACCACTAAAGATTTGTGATCAATCCCACTTTGATGTAAGTGTTTTTTAGTCGAAAGATTTCTTCAGACTCCTCTCGTTGTAGTTTATTTCTTTCCTTAAGTGTCAAGGAAAGTCCCAGGAGTCAAACAAGAGATGTAAATCCCAGAGGAAGAATACACCGATTAATGATTCTGTCAAGTTGAAGTTGGGTTAATTTTTCAGTGAAAGAAAGTTACTTaaacattttattttgtgaAACAAACTGTCACGTCCTTTGAATTGTTCCATTGTACATTACCATGAAACAACTCAAACAAGATTATTTCTTTTGGGCTGATAATTGGCACTTACATTCATGTGTTGAGCTGAGAATACTTTCCTAGTTTTAACCTCAAACTGCTCAGATTATTTTAGTTCCGTAATTCATTATTAAAcatctattattattataactTCCATTTATATTCTCTTTGTCATAATCAGCTATTACCATTGTGGCGCTGAATATTCAGTGATAACAACGGCAAGATCAACTCCCTATTAATTGTTCGGAAGTGCATCATCCCTCAGCGACTCCAGCATATAAATAAAATCCAGAAGGTTGCACCAGAGAATATGTCAATGCAGGCCTCTAACCGACCATACAGATATCCAGACAATTCTCAAATACCATACTACAGCCGGAGTTCAATGCATGTGGGGCAAAATGGTACTTACCATGTGCAACAAAATCATGAGGATCTTTACGCGTCATCTGATGATGGTTCACAGAACGGCAATTCTAAGGCTCAGGGGTTGCAAGCACAGTACTGCACTCTAGATTCATCCTCAGGCAATTTTGTGTATCCAGCACATAGCTCTACATCCTCCCACATAAGTGGGAGCCCCATTTCTCAGCAAGATAGCCACTCAGAGCACACATCTGGTTCCCCTGCAAGTGCTTCATGTGTTACTGAAGTTCCAGGCTTGAGGTTTACAACAATTGAGGAGATAGAGAATGCAATGTTTGGACCTGAACCTGACACAGTTAGCTCGGACTGCTCCTTACTTACTGATTCTGCTTTTTACCAAGATAACTGGAGGGAGCATCTGGGAATCAATACAGGGGACTTGAAGCAGGTAATTGCAGCATGCGGTAAGGCTGTTGATGAGAATAGTTGGTATAGGGACTTGCTGATATCTGAGTTAAGGAACATGGTTTCCATTTCTGGAGAGCCGATGCAACGCCTTGGAGCCTATATGTTGGAAGGCCTTGTTGCCAGGCTTTCTTCGACTGGGCATGCCTTATATAAATCCCTGAAGTGTAAAGAACCTACTAGCTTTGAGCTCATGTCTTATATGCATCTCCTCTATGAGATATGCCCGTTTTTCAAGTTTGGTTACATGTCTGCCAATGGAGCAATTGCAGAGGCTGTTAAGGGCGAGAACTTTGTTCACATCATCGACTTCCAAATTGCTCAAGGTAGCCAGTGGGCAACTATGATACAGGCCCTTGCTGCAAGGCCTGGGGGACCACCATACCTGAGGATTACTGGTATAGATGACTCGAATTCTGCCCATGCCCGAGGTGGTGGACTGGATATAGTCGGACGGCGGTTATTCAATATTGCCCAGTCATGTGGTCTGCCCTTTGAGTTCAATGCTGTCCCAGCAGCTAGTCATGAGGTTATGCTTGAACATCTTGATATAAGATCTGGGGAGGTTATTGTTGTTAATTTTGCCTACCAGCTGCATCACACTCCTGATGAGAGTGTGGGCATAGAAAATCACCGGGACAGGATATTGAGAATGGTCAAGGGGCTCTCTCCGAGGGTGGTAACTCTTGTAGAACAGGAAGCAAACACAAACACTGCACCTTTCTTCAATAGATACTTGGAAACTCTTGATTATTACACAGCTATGTTTGAAGCTTTAGATGTTGCTTGCCCAAGGGATGACAAGAAGCGGATTAGCACTGAGCAACACTGTGTTGCAAGAGATATTGTTAATTTGATTGCATGTGAAGGTGCAGAAAGGGTGGAGAGGCACGAGCCTTTTGGAAAATGGAGGGCAAGGCTTTCAATGGCTGGCTTTAGGCCGTACCCACTAAGTGCACTGGTGAACAACACTATCAAAAAGTTGCTGGATAGTTACCACAGTTACTACAAgctagaggagagagatggtgcCCTTTATCTTGGATGGAAGAACAGAAAGCTGGTTGTATCTTCTGCATGGCGGTGACATCTCCGTGTTAATTTGGA from Oryza glaberrima chromosome 3, OglaRS2, whole genome shotgun sequence carries:
- the LOC127767082 gene encoding scarecrow-like protein 21, which produces MSMQASNRPYRYPDNSQIPYYSRSSMHVGQNGTYHVQQNHEDLYASSDDGSQNGNSKAQGLQAQYCTLDSSSGNFVYPAHSSTSSHISGSPISQQDSHSEHTSGSPASASCVTEVPGLRFTTIEEIENAMFGPEPDTVSSDCSLLTDSAFYQDNWREHLGINTGDLKQVIAACGKAVDENSWYRDLLISELRNMVSISGEPMQRLGAYMLEGLVARLSSTGHALYKSLKCKEPTSFELMSYMHLLYEICPFFKFGYMSANGAIAEAVKGENFVHIIDFQIAQGSQWATMIQALAARPGGPPYLRITGIDDSNSAHARGGGLDIVGRRLFNIAQSCGLPFEFNAVPAASHEVMLEHLDIRSGEVIVVNFAYQLHHTPDESVGIENHRDRILRMVKGLSPRVVTLVEQEANTNTAPFFNRYLETLDYYTAMFEALDVACPRDDKKRISTEQHCVARDIVNLIACEGAERVERHEPFGKWRARLSMAGFRPYPLSALVNNTIKKLLDSYHSYYKLEERDGALYLGWKNRKLVVSSAWR